Genomic DNA from Pseudomonadota bacterium:
TTTTATGATGAAACAAGGCAGGCAATAGAGATAAATATTACAACATCATCTCCGCTTCCTCATGAGTATCAAATTGATGGCCTGCCCATAAAAGTATATTTTGGGTTCCCTATTTTTTAAAAAACTGATGGATTATAAAGTAATGGTTAATGTCTCCGGTTGTTAATTAAATTCCGTTTTTCGGAATAATAGTTCTTAAAACATCTTCCTTTCCAACTATTCCTATAAGCTTACCATCATCTATAACCGGAAGCGTATGGAAATTATTATCAACCATCAAAGCCGCAACAACCTCGATGCTTGTGTCAGGTTTTACTGTTACCGGATTAACAGTCATAGCTTGCCCAACAGTTATAGCTGCAATTTTTTGTACTTCTTTTTCTATGTGTTTCATTGAGGTAAGTGGTATAAATCCATCAAGAAATGTAAACAAAGTTGGAATAGGGAATTTTTTTTGTTGTGAAATTATATCACTTTGGCATAAAATACCTACAAGTTTTCCACTCGTATCTATAACAGGAACTCCATTTATATGATTTTCAAGAAGAAGTTTTGCAGCTTGTACAATTTCAGTTTCGGGCATAACTGTTATTACGTTGGTTTTCATTATGTCTTTTACTATTAACATAAAAGTTCTCCCTATTTAGCGGATAAATGATCCTATCACTTAAAGTTTTTTAATATATATAAATTCTAAGATATTAAGTTTTATTTCAGAAGAGATAAAACTTAAGCTGTGATAGGAATAATTTATTGGTAACGAATATAACAACAATCTATCTAAGTCAAGAATTAACATGGGCTTATCGGGTTTAGATACAACAAGATAGTCAATAGAGTATAAAGCATAATGCTAATTATATATTGCATTAATGACTTAAAAATGGCAAATGACTATCGATCTTTTAAATGCAATAGCAGGAGCCAGTTTCAAAACGCCCCATTTTGGCCGATCTTAAGCGTTGGGCTCAAATTTCAATCCTCGAAATACTTAATGTATTCCTGCGGTTGAAATTTTCTCCCGCCTTGAGCTTGACCAAACTGAAACGTTTTGAAAGTGGCTCGCAGGTTAATAAATGATGTTTTTATTAAAAAAAATCGCAGGATTATTGCTTTCTCCTTTGACTGTATGCATCTCTTTTCTCGTTTTGGGTTTATTATTACTTCTTATTAAAAAAAAAGAAAAAATTGGCAAATTTATTATTATGGCTGGTGTTATATCTATGATATTTATGAGTTTTAATGTACTACCTGATAAAATATTGGGTAATTTAGAACGCAAATATAAACCTCTTTTAAATATGAATTCCATATCTGAGATAAGGTGGGTAGTTGTGCTTGGTGGAGGATGTTCGGCAGATTCCACGCTGCCGGTAATCAGCAGGTTATCCCATCATTCTTTATTCAGGCTCGTTGAAGGAATTTCAATTCACAATAAAATACCAAAAAGCAAAATAATATTTTCAGGAGGGAGCGCTTTCGATTCTGTTCCGGAATCGAAAGTTATGGCTAATGCGGCTCTTGAGCTTGGTGTAGATAGTAATAAGATAATTCTGGAATCGGAAAGCTTGGATACTGAAAGTCAGGCTTTATTTATAAAAAAAATTATTGGGGATGATAAATTTATTTTAGTTACATCAGCTTTTCATATGCAACGGTCTATGGCTATTTTCCAGAAAGCGGGAATGAATCCGATACCTGCACCTGTAGGCCACCTTGTTAAAAAAGCAGAAAGGATAAATCCTTTTATGTATTTTCCGGATTCAACTGAAATTAAAAAACTGGATCTTGCTGTTCACGAATATCTTGGATTATTATGGTTGAAAATAAGAGGGGATATATAATGAAATTCAGGCATCTTTATGTCAATTTTTTTATAATTACTGCAATTGATATTATTCTGATAACTGCTTCATTTTATGGCGCACATCTTATTCGCTTTGAATTTTCTATTCCTCCAAACTATATTGCTTCTTTCTATGCAATTTTTTCTGCTGTAATCATTACAAAAATACTCTTATTCTATGCTTTTGGTCTCTATCGTGGTATGTGGCGATACACAGGCATTAAAGATCTTCTTAATATAATAAAAGCTACAACTATAAGCACCCTTGCAATAGTTACTCTTATTCTCTTTACAACAAGATTTGAAGGTTTTTCCAGGTCGGTTTTTATTATTGATTGGTGTTTTACTGTTTTCCTGATTACCGGATATCGTTTGGCAATACGACTGTATTACGAACATTTAAGTTTTGATCATTCATGCTTTACAACCTTATATAATTTACTCAACCCTTTTAGCAAAAGTTTACTGAATAAGAAAAGAATACTTATCATCGGGGCAGGAGATTGCGGTGAGAAAATCTGTAAGGAAATTAATAACAATTATAAATTAAAACAAAAAGTGGTAGGCTTTTTAGATGATGACCCTGAAAAAATAGGGAAAAAAATACACGGTCTTCCTGTTCTTAATACCATTGAAAAAATCGGAAAGATATTTATAAAAGCCAAGGCTGATGAGGCGCTTATTGCTATTCCTTCTGCAAACTCAAAACAAATTCGAAAGATAGTAGATATATGTAACAACAAAAACATAAAATTTAAGACCATTCCCGGGTATAGTGAGTTAATTGATGGCAGGGTAACTGTAAATACAATTCGCGAAGTGTCTTACTGTGACCTTCTAGGGCGTGATGTAATTAAATTGGATACTGATAAAATCGGCGAATATTTAAAAGGGAAAACAGTGCTTGTTACAGGAGCAGGCGGATCTATTGGTTCTGAACTTTGCAGGCAGATATGCAGGTTTAAACCGGATACTATTATTCTTTATGAAAGAGCTGAGAGCCCTTTATATGAAATAGATCTTGATATTAAGCATAAGTTTTCTGACATAAAATGTGTTACACTTCTTGCAGATGTCAGGGACACTGTTCATCTTGAAAAAACTTTTGTAAAATATACCCCTGAAGTAGTTTTTCATGCTGCAGCTTATAAACATGTACCAATGCTGGAAATGCAGCCATGGAAAGCAATCGAAAACAATGTTCAGGGAACGCTTAATCTTATTAATGTTTCGAGAAAGCATCATGTAAAACGTTTTGTCTTTGTCTCAACAGATAAAGCAGTACGTCCGTCAAATGTTATGGGTGCTTCAAAGCGCGTTGCGGAAATGCTCATACAAAGCCAGCACGGGAACAAACTCTTTCCAACTCAGTTTATAACAGTACGTTTCGGCAACGTTATTGGCAGTGTAGGCAGTGTGATCCCATTGTTTAAAAAACAAATTGCAAGGGGCGGGCCGGTTACGGTTACTCATAAGGATGTGACAAGGTATTTTATGACTATTCCTGAAGCATGTCAGCTGATTCTTCAGGCAGGCGCTATGGGAAATGGGGGGGAAATTTTTCTGCTTGATATGGGTATTCCGATTAAAATAGACAATATGGCAAGAGATCTTATAAAACTTTCAGGTTTCGTACCGGATGAAGATATTGAAATTGAATATGTAGGATTAAGACCTGGAGAAAAACTCTATGAAGAACTTATTACAGAGGGCGAAAACGTAATTCCGACAAGCCATAAAAAAATAATGGCATTAAAAGGAGTAGATTGTAATATTAATATGCTAAATGGAAATATAGAAAAATTATCTAGGCTTTCAGAAGAACAGGATTATGCAAATATTAAAAAAACTCTGAAAATAATTGTACCGGAATATATTCCTTCAAATTTCAATTAAGTACTTAAAAATAATGAATAGAAACATAGCAAAAAAAATTGAGGAGCTGCTAAGCAAAGGAGTCGTTTTCCCCGATCCTTACAATGTATCTATAAGTGATGAGGTTGATACGGAAAGAATTTCCGGAAATGGTGTAATAATATATCCGGGATGCAAAATATATGGCTCTTCGACACTAATTCTTGATGGTGTAAAAATCGGATATGAAGGCCCTGTTACATTGAAAAACTGTCAGGTTGGCTCTGATGTGAGTTTAAAAGGCGGTTTTTTTAAAGATTCCGTTTTTCTGAAAGGATCTGTTTTAGGTTACGGTTCCCATCTAAGAGAAGGAACTATAATAGAAGAAGAAGCACGTATTGCCCATACGGTAGGATTAAAGCACACGATACTTTTCCCATATGTGACTCTTGGCAGTCTTATCAATTTTTGTGACTGCTTTATGTCCGGAGGTACAAGCCGTAAAGATCACAGCGAAGTAGGAAGTTCTTATATCCATTTTAACTATACTCCTAATCAGGATAAAGCCACACCCTCTCTTATCGGAGATGTGCCAAAAGGGGTGATGCTGAAACAAAGACCGATATTTTTAGGAGGGCAGGGGGGTATTGTAGGGCCATGCAGGCTAAGTTTCGGAACGATAATCGCTGCCGGCACAATTTGCAGAAAAGATGAACTTCGCCCTGATCGTTTCATAATTGGCGGAGCAGGGAAAAATAAAAACATACCGTTTTACCCGGGCATAAGCGGCAATATTACAAGAATCGTATCTAATAATATAATTTACATTGCAAATCTTACAGCGCTTA
This window encodes:
- a CDS encoding YdcF family protein; this encodes MMFLLKKIAGLLLSPLTVCISFLVLGLLLLLIKKKEKIGKFIIMAGVISMIFMSFNVLPDKILGNLERKYKPLLNMNSISEIRWVVVLGGGCSADSTLPVISRLSHHSLFRLVEGISIHNKIPKSKIIFSGGSAFDSVPESKVMANAALELGVDSNKIILESESLDTESQALFIKKIIGDDKFILVTSAFHMQRSMAIFQKAGMNPIPAPVGHLVKKAERINPFMYFPDSTEIKKLDLAVHEYLGLLWLKIRGDI
- a CDS encoding CBS domain-containing protein, with product MLIVKDIMKTNVITVMPETEIVQAAKLLLENHINGVPVIDTSGKLVGILCQSDIISQQKKFPIPTLFTFLDGFIPLTSMKHIEKEVQKIAAITVGQAMTVNPVTVKPDTSIEVVAALMVDNNFHTLPVIDDGKLIGIVGKEDVLRTIIPKNGI
- a CDS encoding polysaccharide biosynthesis protein; translation: MKFRHLYVNFFIITAIDIILITASFYGAHLIRFEFSIPPNYIASFYAIFSAVIITKILLFYAFGLYRGMWRYTGIKDLLNIIKATTISTLAIVTLILFTTRFEGFSRSVFIIDWCFTVFLITGYRLAIRLYYEHLSFDHSCFTTLYNLLNPFSKSLLNKKRILIIGAGDCGEKICKEINNNYKLKQKVVGFLDDDPEKIGKKIHGLPVLNTIEKIGKIFIKAKADEALIAIPSANSKQIRKIVDICNNKNIKFKTIPGYSELIDGRVTVNTIREVSYCDLLGRDVIKLDTDKIGEYLKGKTVLVTGAGGSIGSELCRQICRFKPDTIILYERAESPLYEIDLDIKHKFSDIKCVTLLADVRDTVHLEKTFVKYTPEVVFHAAAYKHVPMLEMQPWKAIENNVQGTLNLINVSRKHHVKRFVFVSTDKAVRPSNVMGASKRVAEMLIQSQHGNKLFPTQFITVRFGNVIGSVGSVIPLFKKQIARGGPVTVTHKDVTRYFMTIPEACQLILQAGAMGNGGEIFLLDMGIPIKIDNMARDLIKLSGFVPDEDIEIEYVGLRPGEKLYEELITEGENVIPTSHKKIMALKGVDCNINMLNGNIEKLSRLSEEQDYANIKKTLKIIVPEYIPSNFN
- a CDS encoding protein GlmU, with protein sequence MNRNIAKKIEELLSKGVVFPDPYNVSISDEVDTERISGNGVIIYPGCKIYGSSTLILDGVKIGYEGPVTLKNCQVGSDVSLKGGFFKDSVFLKGSVLGYGSHLREGTIIEEEARIAHTVGLKHTILFPYVTLGSLINFCDCFMSGGTSRKDHSEVGSSYIHFNYTPNQDKATPSLIGDVPKGVMLKQRPIFLGGQGGIVGPCRLSFGTIIAAGTICRKDELRPDRFIIGGAGKNKNIPFYPGISGNITRIVSNNIIYIANLTALMSWYNNVRSQFVSSDFPETLLTGLQEKLNLAILERIKRLKELIDKTYDNKRKTSLIWPEIKRCFTTEENISSDMIDIKNSFLNIVDSAIKKYGKEYLLVIKNLTDEESDLGTQWLQSIVDIKTALALKLLQADLSD